Proteins encoded together in one Catellatospora citrea window:
- a CDS encoding NADH-quinone oxidoreductase subunit C, with product MTPEEIGARLTEAVAGAQAGVSGGGPYARAVVDVPAAAWVSALTAARDELGCDFFDWLSAVDELDAGCDVVAHVWSTGRRHGVLVRTRVPADGTLESAVAVYPGAAWHERETYEMFGIGFPGPLAPLLLPPEFEGHPLRKSFVLASRVAKPWPGAKEPGESETGSKRQAIRPPGVPAPGEWGPSA from the coding sequence CGCGCAGGCGGGTGTGTCGGGCGGCGGCCCGTACGCGCGCGCGGTCGTCGACGTGCCCGCCGCGGCGTGGGTGTCCGCGCTGACCGCCGCCCGCGACGAGCTGGGCTGCGACTTCTTCGACTGGCTGTCGGCCGTGGACGAGCTGGACGCGGGCTGCGACGTGGTCGCGCACGTGTGGTCGACCGGCCGGCGGCACGGGGTGCTGGTGCGCACCCGGGTGCCGGCCGACGGCACGCTGGAGTCCGCGGTCGCCGTGTATCCCGGCGCGGCATGGCACGAGCGGGAGACGTACGAGATGTTCGGCATCGGCTTCCCCGGCCCGCTCGCACCGCTGCTGCTGCCGCCCGAGTTCGAGGGGCACCCGCTGCGCAAGAGCTTCGTGCTGGCCAGCCGGGTCGCCAAACCGTGGCCCGGGGCCAAGGAGCCGGGCGAGTCGGAGACCGGCTCCAAGCGCCAGGCCATCCGCCCGCCGGGCGTGCCCGCGCCGGGGGAGTGGGGGCCGAGCGCATGA